The following is a genomic window from Armatimonadota bacterium.
GGCCAGCCGCTGGCCCTCCTGGACGGCCGGCTGATCACGGAGGTGCGGACGGCCGCCACCTCCGCCGCGGCGGCCCGGGTTCTGGCGCGGCCGCAGGCCGCGGTCCTGGCGATCCTGGGGGCCGGGGTGCAGGCCCGCAGCCATCTGGAGGCGCTGCGCCTGGTCCGTCCCATCCGGGAGGTGCGGGTGTGGTCGCGCACCTCCGCGCGGGCGGCGGCCCTGGCGGAGGAGGCCCGGGAGAAGCTGGGCGTGGCCGCGCGGGCCTGCGCCACGGCCGAAGAGGCCGTGCGCGGGGCCGATCTGATCGTCACCGCCACCTCCTCGCCCACGCCCGTCCTGGCCGGCGCGTGGGTGGCTCCCGGGGCCCACATCACGTCCGTGGGCGCGGCGCGTCCCGACTGGCGGGAACTGGACACCGAGGCCGTCCGGCGGGCCCGGGTGTTCGTGGACTCGCGCGCAGGAGCCCTGGCGGAGTCGGGGGACCTGCTGATCCCGATGCGCGAAGGCGCGCTGTCGGCCGACCACATCGCGGGCGAGGTCGGGGAGGTCCTGGCGGGCCGCGTGCCCGGGCGGACCGCCGATGAGGAGATCACGCTGTTCAAGTCGCTGGGCATGGCGGTGGAGGATGTGGCCGCCGCGCACCTGGTGTACACCCGCGCCCGCCAGCGGGGCGTGGGAGAGGAGATCTCGCTGTAGGCGCCGCGAGCGGGCAACGTTGAAGGTTGAAGGTGACAGGTTGAAGGTCAAAAGGTGGGAGGCTGGCGAGGACCGCCAGAAGGCGAGGGGAGGGCGACGATGGGCAGGCGCATCGTGATTCTGGGCGGGGGATTTGGCGGCGTCACGGCCGCCCTCAGCCTCCGGGGGGCCCTGGGATCCGAGCACACCATCACCCTGGTGGACCGCCGTGGCGAGTTCATGATGGGCCTGCGCACGCTGTGGGTCCTGGTGGGCCGGGCCACCCGGCAGGAGGGGACACGACCGCTGACGGCCCTGTCGGCCCGCGGCGTGGACGTCCGCCGGACCACGGTGCGGGGCATCGACCTCCGCACCCGCACCGTCGCGACCGACGAGGCCCCGCTGCCCTTCGACTACCTGGTGGTGGCTCTGGGGGCGGACCCCCGGCCTGACCTGATCGCCGGCTGGAGCCCGGCCGCCTGCAACCTGTACGACGCCGAAGACGTGGAGCGGATCGTCCCGCGGATCCGGGGCCTGCGGGAGGGGCGCGTCCACGTGGCCGTGCTGGGCGTGCCCTACAAGTGCCCGCCGGCGCCCTACGAGGCCGCGCTGCTGCTGGACGACCTCTTCCGGCGGCGCGGGCTGCGGGACGGCGTGGAGATCCAGACGTCCACCGTGCAGCCCATGTCGCTGCCCGCGGCCGGGCCGGCGGCCTGCGCCCAGGTGGAGGGCCAGCTGTCGCGGCAGGGAATCGGATTTGCGCCCAACCGCCGCCCCGTGCGGCTGGAGGGAACGACCGTGGTGTACGACTCCGGGCGGGCGGAGGCGGATGTGCTTCTGGCGGTCCCACCGCACCGCCCTCCCGCGGTCGTCGCCGACAGCGGGCTGGCCCTGCGGGGGGAGTGGGTTCAGGTGGACCCGGGGACGCTGCGCACATCCGCGGACGGCGTCTTCGCCGTGGGGGACGTGGTGGACATTCCCCTGCCCACCGGTCTGTCTCTGCCCAAGGCGGGAGTCTTTGCCGAGGCGCAGGCCCGGGTGGTCGCCGGGCAGATCGTCGCCGAGATCACCGGCGCCCGGCCCCCGGCGCCCTTTGACGGGTATGGCTACTGTTTCATCGAGATGGGCGGAGAGCGGGCGGCGATGGTGCGGGGTACCTTCTATGCCTCGCCCGCCCCCCGGCTCGAGGTCGCCCCCCCTTCCGCGGAGGCCTACCGGCAGAAGGTGGAATTCGAACGCGAGCGCCTGGCGCGCTGGTTCGGCTCCTGACCTCCGCGCCCCGCGATCCGGGAAATCCTCACACCGTCT
Proteins encoded in this region:
- a CDS encoding FAD/NAD(P)-binding oxidoreductase; this translates as MGRRIVILGGGFGGVTAALSLRGALGSEHTITLVDRRGEFMMGLRTLWVLVGRATRQEGTRPLTALSARGVDVRRTTVRGIDLRTRTVATDEAPLPFDYLVVALGADPRPDLIAGWSPAACNLYDAEDVERIVPRIRGLREGRVHVAVLGVPYKCPPAPYEAALLLDDLFRRRGLRDGVEIQTSTVQPMSLPAAGPAACAQVEGQLSRQGIGFAPNRRPVRLEGTTVVYDSGRAEADVLLAVPPHRPPAVVADSGLALRGEWVQVDPGTLRTSADGVFAVGDVVDIPLPTGLSLPKAGVFAEAQARVVAGQIVAEITGARPPAPFDGYGYCFIEMGGERAAMVRGTFYASPAPRLEVAPPSAEAYRQKVEFERERLARWFGS
- a CDS encoding ornithine cyclodeaminase family protein: MLLLRESDVRALLPMADAIDLMDRALRAFSTGQVVQPVRLAMLIGPHGGYLGLMPAHLRAPEEALGAKAVTFYPGNAARGLPTHLAVILLWEGATGQPLALLDGRLITEVRTAATSAAAARVLARPQAAVLAILGAGVQARSHLEALRLVRPIREVRVWSRTSARAAALAEEAREKLGVAARACATAEEAVRGADLIVTATSSPTPVLAGAWVAPGAHITSVGAARPDWRELDTEAVRRARVFVDSRAGALAESGDLLIPMREGALSADHIAGEVGEVLAGRVPGRTADEEITLFKSLGMAVEDVAAAHLVYTRARQRGVGEEISL